A window from Candidatus Nitrosotenuis uzonensis encodes these proteins:
- the guaB gene encoding IMP dehydrogenase has protein sequence MEIREGLTFDDVLLVPKYSNITTRSQTDLRTKLSKNISLNIPLISANMDTVTESAMAIALAQEGGIGIIHRFLTVQEEVEEVLKVKRSASVMIENPYTISPEQTVRDAVAYMHEKGVSGLLVVKDSKLLGILTGRDVTFESNPSRLIKDVMTKDVITAKPGISLAEAKEILREHRIEKLPLVDQAGMVKGLITSKDITHNENYPNASKDKKGRPLVGAAVGVKGDFMERTEALLEADADVIVVDIAHGHSENAINTIKNIKKAFPSCELIAGNVATAKGTEDLIKAGVDAVKVGVGSGSICITRVITGSGVPQLTAVYDCAQIGKKYDVPIISDGGTRTSGDVCKALAAGASTVMIGSLFGGTDESPGSYVMKNGKRYKIYRGMASFYAALGRKSKETGTVAINEDLNDYVAEGVEAMVPYKGTVTDIIKQLAGGVRSGLSYCGAHTIPQMQQNAEFIKMSRAGFAESQPHDVDLM, from the coding sequence TTGGAAATAAGAGAAGGATTAACGTTTGATGATGTTCTTCTTGTGCCAAAATATTCTAACATAACCACAAGATCGCAGACTGACCTTAGAACCAAACTCTCAAAGAACATCTCGCTTAACATACCTTTGATCTCGGCAAACATGGATACTGTAACAGAATCAGCAATGGCAATAGCGCTTGCCCAAGAAGGAGGAATCGGAATCATACACAGATTTCTTACGGTGCAGGAGGAAGTAGAAGAGGTACTAAAGGTAAAGCGATCTGCAAGCGTGATGATTGAAAATCCGTACACTATATCTCCTGAACAGACAGTAAGGGATGCTGTTGCTTACATGCATGAAAAGGGGGTATCGGGATTACTTGTAGTCAAGGATTCCAAACTTCTTGGCATATTGACAGGTAGAGACGTTACATTCGAGTCAAATCCAAGCAGGCTAATCAAAGATGTGATGACAAAGGATGTCATAACTGCAAAGCCAGGAATATCTCTTGCAGAGGCAAAGGAAATACTCCGGGAACACCGAATCGAAAAACTTCCACTGGTGGATCAGGCAGGAATGGTCAAGGGCCTCATCACCAGCAAAGACATCACGCACAATGAGAACTATCCTAATGCTTCAAAAGACAAAAAGGGAAGACCGCTTGTAGGCGCGGCGGTAGGCGTTAAGGGGGACTTTATGGAAAGAACAGAAGCATTGCTTGAGGCAGATGCAGACGTAATAGTAGTGGACATAGCTCACGGTCACTCTGAGAATGCCATTAATACCATCAAAAATATCAAAAAGGCATTTCCAAGCTGCGAGTTAATAGCAGGGAACGTGGCAACTGCCAAAGGCACAGAAGATCTCATCAAGGCAGGCGTCGACGCAGTCAAGGTCGGCGTCGGCTCAGGCTCGATATGCATAACCAGAGTGATTACAGGCTCGGGAGTGCCGCAGCTAACGGCAGTCTATGATTGCGCCCAGATTGGTAAAAAATATGATGTTCCAATAATATCTGATGGAGGAACAAGGACGTCAGGCGATGTGTGCAAGGCTCTTGCCGCGGGTGCATCAACTGTTATGATTGGAAGTCTCTTTGGAGGAACTGATGAGAGTCCTGGCTCCTACGTGATGAAAAATGGAAAACGGTATAAAATCTACCGTGGCATGGCTTCATTTTATGCTGCACTAGGACGCAAGTCCAAGGAAACTGGAACTGTGGCAATAAATGAAGATCTTAACGACTATGTGGCAGAAGGCGTTGAAGCGATGGTGCCGTACAAAGGAACAGTAACTGATATCATAAAACAGCTGGCAGGCGGTGTGCGCTCCGGGCTTAGCTACTGTGGCGCTCATACCATCCCACAAATGCAACAGAATGCGGAGTTCATCAAAATGTCTCGCGCAGGATTTGCTGAAAGCCAGCCTCACGACGTAGACCTGATGTAA
- the pheA gene encoding prephenate dehydratase produces the protein MDKVSFQGERGAYSEDAAITFFGTDIETIPCATFAEVVAHTENNKTKYSVLPVENSLEGSVGESYDLLLSTNLTIVGEIYYRVRHCLIGFGKLGDIDTVYSHPQALGQCRNFIQKHQLKTVPAYDTAGSVKIIKEIGKKNISCIASKRASEIYGVAVIAEGIEDNANNYTRFLVLSKSEVGGDKDKTSIIFSIKHESGALYNILKEFNDYKISLTKIESRPNKSTPWEYNFYVDFDGRYDDPKIMDLLEKITRKTVFLKILGSYKRAKLS, from the coding sequence ATGGACAAGGTATCGTTCCAGGGAGAACGAGGTGCATACAGCGAAGATGCGGCAATCACATTCTTTGGCACAGATATTGAGACAATACCATGTGCAACGTTTGCAGAAGTAGTGGCACATACTGAAAACAACAAAACTAAGTATTCTGTTTTACCTGTGGAAAACTCACTTGAGGGAAGTGTTGGCGAAAGCTACGATCTGTTGCTTTCCACCAATTTGACAATAGTTGGAGAGATATACTACAGGGTAAGGCATTGTCTTATCGGATTTGGCAAGTTAGGTGACATAGATACTGTATATTCGCACCCCCAAGCCCTCGGGCAGTGCAGAAACTTTATTCAAAAACACCAATTAAAGACAGTTCCTGCATACGATACGGCAGGTAGTGTCAAGATAATAAAGGAAATAGGTAAGAAAAACATAAGCTGTATTGCAAGCAAGAGGGCCTCTGAGATATACGGTGTTGCCGTGATTGCAGAGGGAATAGAGGACAATGCTAACAACTATACAAGATTTCTGGTGCTCTCAAAGAGCGAGGTCGGCGGAGACAAGGATAAGACATCAATAATATTTTCGATAAAGCATGAATCTGGTGCATTGTACAACATACTAAAAGAGTTTAACGATTACAAGATAAGCCTTACAAAGATAGAATCAAGGCCAAACAAGAGCACGCCATGGGAATACAATTTTTATGTCGACTTTGATGGCAGATATGACGATCCGAAGATAATGGATCTGCTAGAGAAAATAACGCGCAAAACGGTCTTTCTGAAGATACTCGGCTCTTACAAGAGAGCCAAGCTTTCCTAG
- a CDS encoding exosome complex RNA-binding protein Csl4 produces MNDFVLPGDKIGFIEEIGSGSNTFDDGDTIRASTAGILTIDKKAKLAQVENGKQLSIPKKGDIVIGSVSAVLSSMIAVVIHYINGKPNHSGVECICQNPDKRRILARVNDIVALRIEAHLNGAIHATMDEPELGVLFTKCNSCAGSVVPLRDRVKCPNCGYMEERKISSNYEKADFLKLRE; encoded by the coding sequence ATGAACGATTTTGTATTGCCAGGAGATAAGATTGGATTTATCGAGGAAATTGGCTCAGGCAGCAATACATTTGATGATGGGGACACCATCAGGGCTTCAACAGCTGGAATTTTGACCATCGATAAAAAGGCCAAACTGGCGCAGGTGGAAAACGGCAAGCAGCTGTCAATACCAAAGAAAGGAGATATCGTCATTGGCAGTGTGAGTGCTGTACTATCTTCCATGATTGCAGTTGTAATTCACTACATTAACGGAAAACCAAATCATTCTGGAGTTGAATGTATATGCCAGAATCCTGACAAGCGGAGAATACTTGCGCGCGTAAATGATATAGTTGCGTTAAGAATTGAGGCCCATCTAAATGGAGCTATACATGCCACCATGGATGAGCCAGAGCTTGGAGTGCTGTTCACAAAATGCAATTCTTGTGCTGGAAGTGTGGTTCCCCTCAGGGACAGGGTCAAGTGCCCAAATTGTGGTTACATGGAAGAAAGAAAGATCTCATCCAACTACGAAAAGGCCGATTTCTTAAAACTGCGAGAGTAA
- the dph2 gene encoding diphthamide biosynthesis enzyme Dph2: MIIIDEETIFRIIQERKPASVALNGPEGMIPKVQDTAVKIMNRFGIPAYVIADTTWGSCDINSNGAKVLSAEILFNVGHTITMQNFGDNVVMIDAFDDITFDSVAEKCAAMLREKTISLVTDSQHLNQIDKVREILQDRGVTVKVGKGMGQLNDGQVFGCEFYPASQIKDQVDANVFMGQSNFHAAGLALSTNKPTFILDPYFNEVRDVTEFAQKLQRKATLAIYKAAEAKTFGVIVGLKEGQMSKTAALKFKRELEKEGKQVQLFALTDITNERLRNLKGIDAFIQVACPRISTDNEFDKPVLSTPQANALLKVLRNESIDGYLQIPHWL; encoded by the coding sequence ATGATAATAATAGACGAAGAAACAATATTTCGTATCATCCAGGAGCGCAAACCCGCATCAGTAGCGCTGAATGGTCCTGAAGGAATGATACCAAAGGTGCAAGATACAGCAGTTAAGATAATGAATAGATTTGGAATACCCGCCTACGTCATAGCAGATACGACGTGGGGCTCCTGCGACATAAATTCAAATGGTGCAAAGGTACTCTCAGCTGAGATCCTGTTCAACGTAGGCCACACCATAACGATGCAGAACTTTGGCGATAATGTTGTAATGATTGATGCATTTGATGATATAACATTCGACTCTGTGGCAGAAAAATGTGCAGCTATGTTACGGGAAAAGACAATCTCCCTTGTAACTGATAGCCAGCACCTAAACCAGATAGACAAGGTCAGAGAAATTCTGCAAGATAGGGGCGTTACAGTCAAGGTGGGAAAGGGCATGGGCCAGCTAAACGACGGCCAAGTATTTGGATGTGAGTTCTATCCTGCTTCCCAGATAAAAGACCAAGTTGATGCCAACGTCTTCATGGGCCAAAGCAACTTTCATGCAGCAGGGCTTGCGCTTTCAACTAATAAGCCGACATTCATTCTCGATCCGTACTTTAATGAGGTACGTGATGTAACCGAGTTTGCGCAAAAGCTGCAAAGAAAGGCTACACTTGCAATCTACAAGGCAGCCGAAGCAAAGACGTTCGGGGTCATCGTAGGATTAAAGGAAGGACAGATGTCAAAGACAGCCGCCCTCAAATTCAAGCGCGAGCTGGAAAAGGAAGGAAAGCAAGTGCAATTATTTGCACTGACAGACATAACGAACGAGAGATTACGAAATCTGAAAGGTATTGACGCGTTCATTCAGGTAGCATGTCCTAGGATATCCACAGATAACGAGTTTGACAAGCCAGTACTTTCCACCCCGCAAGCAAACGCGCTGCTCAAAGTACTGCGAAATGAGAGCATAGATGGCTACTTGCAAATACCGCATTGGTTGTGA
- a CDS encoding tRNA(Ile)(2)-agmatinylcytidine synthase, translated as MHKETVLSIGFDDTDSPKGMCTTYLAYRLIESLRKENVKFVDYPRLVRFNPNIPWKTRGNGAVSFTVKTSRPQRIKAKVIRFVSKFSDLKNGANPGVVFYESEKVPDDFTQFSRDALWSLVSRKRAREFIRKNGLESFHIGNGQGLVGALGAIGYRFEDHTYELLSYRKRKRFGTKRQVDPTSVKRMQERFDKTFNSYDTKKEKVLLAPRGPDPVLYGVRGEDVRTLIDASTMIRSEDPAGYLVFKSNQGTGDHLQNELDVLALKPYSSGRITGVVSKEPKMHKGGHVMFCITKDCVEINCAVYRPTGITRNAMELVVGDRIQVGGGIRRASKTHPRTLNVEFFKVLKLQKKQILVNPTCEKCDKKMKSKGRGQGFECARCGCKRTSKSVQYVKRNIRKGLYIPQSSAHRHLTRPQKRIGIVNTDSNFSERVRWFSSYKN; from the coding sequence GTGCACAAGGAGACTGTTCTTAGCATCGGTTTTGATGATACGGACTCGCCAAAGGGCATGTGTACTACCTATCTTGCGTACAGACTGATAGAATCGCTGAGGAAAGAAAATGTCAAGTTTGTTGACTATCCTAGATTGGTGCGATTCAATCCCAACATACCGTGGAAGACGCGTGGCAACGGCGCAGTTTCATTCACAGTAAAAACATCTAGACCGCAGAGAATAAAGGCTAAAGTAATCCGATTTGTATCAAAGTTCTCTGATCTGAAAAATGGTGCAAACCCCGGCGTGGTATTTTATGAAAGCGAAAAAGTCCCAGACGACTTCACCCAATTTAGCAGAGATGCACTTTGGAGCCTTGTGAGCAGAAAGAGAGCAAGAGAGTTTATCCGGAAAAACGGCCTTGAATCGTTTCATATTGGTAATGGACAAGGGCTGGTAGGAGCATTAGGGGCTATAGGCTATAGATTCGAAGACCACACATACGAGTTATTAAGCTACAGAAAAAGGAAAAGGTTTGGCACAAAAAGACAAGTTGATCCTACAAGCGTAAAGAGAATGCAGGAACGCTTTGATAAGACGTTTAACAGCTATGATACAAAAAAGGAAAAAGTACTTCTTGCTCCACGCGGGCCGGATCCAGTGCTGTATGGAGTGAGAGGTGAAGATGTCAGGACGCTCATTGATGCATCCACGATGATAAGATCAGAGGATCCTGCCGGTTATCTGGTGTTCAAGTCTAATCAGGGTACTGGTGATCACCTGCAAAATGAGCTTGACGTGCTCGCACTAAAACCTTATTCGTCTGGAAGAATTACTGGGGTGGTCTCAAAAGAGCCGAAGATGCACAAAGGAGGACACGTGATGTTCTGCATTACCAAAGATTGTGTGGAAATAAACTGCGCAGTATACAGACCCACAGGGATAACGCGTAACGCAATGGAGCTTGTAGTGGGGGACAGGATTCAGGTAGGAGGTGGCATAAGGCGGGCATCAAAAACGCATCCGCGCACTCTTAATGTCGAGTTCTTTAAAGTACTCAAGCTCCAAAAAAAGCAGATTTTGGTAAATCCCACATGCGAAAAATGTGATAAAAAAATGAAGTCAAAGGGGAGGGGGCAGGGTTTTGAATGTGCAAGGTGCGGTTGCAAACGCACCTCAAAATCAGTACAATATGTGAAAAGGAACATACGGAAGGGACTCTACATACCTCAGTCATCTGCACACCGCCACCTTACAAGACCTCAAAAAAGAATAGGCATTGTAAACACAGACTCTAATTTCAGTGAGCGGGTACGCTGGTTTTCATCTTATAAAAATTAA
- a CDS encoding PQQ-dependent sugar dehydrogenase, protein MDKKFRIAGIIGALIVSVVILTSPSQPPPIPEPSEQTNESIKILATGLKRPWAIAFADQKIFVTEKAGTIRVIQSDVLLEEPLATLRAASIFGGGLLGIATHPDFSANHFLYVYYTYSENDNLWNKVIRITESENKVSDVVTILDKIPGSQFYNGGVLKFGPDGKLYVATGISSEFSHESQEIDSLGGKILRLNDDGTIPDDNPISGSPVFSLGHRDVQGMAWRENGDMYVTEAGPTKNDEINIVRAGQNYGWPEQECGGKPEFVDSIMCYDPSIEPGGIVFYGGDKIAIEGMIMATLRGANLFHVDIDERGMASQKSILSGVGRIRDVNEGPDGYLYLITSNTDGKGFPDRNDDKLIRILR, encoded by the coding sequence GTGGACAAAAAGTTTCGCATTGCAGGAATTATCGGAGCTCTGATAGTGTCTGTTGTCATTCTTACTTCGCCGTCACAGCCTCCGCCAATACCAGAGCCAAGCGAGCAAACAAATGAGTCGATAAAGATTCTTGCGACTGGACTGAAAAGGCCATGGGCAATCGCATTTGCGGATCAAAAAATATTCGTTACTGAAAAGGCCGGCACCATCAGGGTTATACAATCCGATGTGCTTCTTGAGGAACCGCTTGCGACACTGCGGGCAGCAAGCATATTTGGAGGCGGACTGCTGGGTATTGCGACGCACCCTGATTTTAGTGCTAATCATTTTCTTTATGTGTATTACACCTACTCTGAAAATGACAATCTCTGGAACAAGGTCATCCGCATAACAGAGTCTGAAAACAAAGTGTCTGACGTTGTCACAATACTTGACAAGATTCCAGGCTCCCAGTTCTATAACGGCGGAGTTCTAAAATTCGGTCCTGACGGCAAGCTGTATGTGGCAACTGGCATCTCCTCAGAGTTTTCGCACGAATCTCAAGAGATTGACTCACTTGGTGGCAAGATCTTGCGCCTTAATGATGATGGCACTATACCTGATGATAATCCGATTTCTGGCTCGCCGGTGTTCTCACTAGGTCATAGGGACGTGCAAGGGATGGCATGGAGAGAAAATGGTGATATGTATGTGACTGAAGCAGGGCCGACAAAAAACGACGAGATAAACATAGTTAGGGCAGGACAGAACTATGGCTGGCCTGAGCAAGAGTGTGGCGGAAAACCGGAATTTGTCGATTCTATCATGTGCTATGATCCGAGTATAGAGCCAGGCGGCATCGTCTTTTACGGAGGCGACAAGATTGCAATTGAGGGTATGATAATGGCAACACTTCGTGGAGCAAACCTATTCCATGTTGATATAGATGAGAGGGGCATGGCGTCACAAAAAAGCATATTGAGCGGCGTGGGTAGAATCAGAGATGTGAACGAGGGTCCTGATGGTTATCTTTATCTTATTACATCAAACACCGACGGAAAGGGATTTCCAGACAGAAACGATGACAAATTAATCCGGATTTTGAGATGA
- a CDS encoding hydroxymethylglutaryl-CoA reductase, degradative has translation MTEKISRFFEKSRKERLDIVERITGLTKEERQTLESLGGIGFEQADKMVENAIGTFSFPLGIATNFVINKKEYLVPMVIEEPSVIAAASKAAKIARLCGGFSMNNDESYSIGQIQIVETDVESATKKVMETSAQILELANSKSNTLSKMGKGAKEISCKKLETPSGKMLIVELLIDVGDAMGANVTNTMCEGVAPLIEQITGGRAVLKILSNYSTRRMVRGTATFDKNEVGGEKIVDNIILAYEFAASDPYRAVTHNKGIMNGIIAVANATGQDTRAIEAAAHAYAARNGKYTSLTKWSKDKDGNLVGFIELPMSVGTVGGIINVHPMAKICAKILGVSSASELACVIGAMGLAQNFSAIRALASEGIQKGHMRLHARNLAAAAGAAPDHIDSIVEQMIKEGNISINRAKELLNSD, from the coding sequence ATGACAGAAAAGATTTCAAGGTTTTTTGAAAAGAGCAGGAAGGAAAGACTTGACATAGTGGAAAGGATTACTGGTCTGACAAAGGAAGAAAGACAGACACTAGAGTCATTGGGCGGAATAGGATTTGAGCAGGCAGACAAGATGGTGGAAAACGCAATCGGCACGTTCTCATTCCCGCTCGGCATTGCAACAAATTTTGTGATAAACAAAAAAGAGTATCTTGTGCCTATGGTGATTGAGGAGCCCTCTGTAATTGCTGCCGCATCAAAGGCAGCCAAGATTGCAAGACTGTGCGGTGGCTTCTCAATGAATAATGATGAATCGTACAGTATAGGACAGATCCAGATAGTTGAAACCGACGTAGAATCAGCTACAAAAAAAGTTATGGAAACATCTGCGCAAATATTGGAGCTTGCAAACTCGAAGAGCAACACTCTTTCCAAGATGGGAAAGGGAGCAAAAGAAATATCGTGCAAAAAACTTGAAACGCCTTCCGGCAAGATGCTCATAGTAGAACTGTTAATTGACGTAGGTGATGCTATGGGCGCCAACGTGACAAACACAATGTGCGAGGGAGTTGCACCGCTAATAGAGCAGATAACTGGAGGCAGGGCCGTGTTGAAAATACTCTCAAATTATTCCACAAGGAGGATGGTTAGGGGCACTGCAACATTTGATAAGAATGAGGTTGGAGGGGAGAAGATAGTTGATAATATCATCCTGGCCTACGAGTTTGCTGCAAGCGACCCCTACAGGGCTGTGACGCACAACAAGGGAATAATGAACGGAATAATCGCGGTTGCAAACGCAACAGGTCAGGACACACGTGCAATAGAAGCAGCAGCCCATGCTTACGCGGCAAGAAATGGCAAGTATACCTCGCTTACAAAATGGAGCAAGGACAAAGACGGAAATCTTGTGGGGTTTATTGAACTACCAATGTCGGTAGGAACAGTTGGGGGAATAATCAACGTGCACCCAATGGCGAAAATATGCGCAAAGATACTGGGAGTTTCATCAGCAAGTGAGCTTGCATGCGTAATTGGTGCCATGGGTCTTGCACAGAACTTTAGTGCAATCAGGGCTCTTGCATCTGAGGGAATCCAGAAGGGCCACATGAGATTGCATGCAAGGAATCTTGCAGCAGCTGCGGGTGCCGCACCTGACCATATAGACTCCATCGTGGAGCAGATGATAAAAGAAGGTAACATATCTATCAACAGGGCAAAAGAGCTTTTGAATTCGGACTGA
- a CDS encoding dihydroorotase, with amino-acid sequence MTFDSVILDSHIVTTKGMLERNIIINDGKIVDFTTDIPQCDKKIQGRGLVAMPGVIDTHVHYGVYSPINEAAITESRAAALGGVTTMMRMLRLGRSYKTHLAEQLAASKTTHYVDYAIHGTIFDEKQADEMKYCVENGIKSFKLYMNLGGEIGHVYMDMDPGATDLFEATVQLEENTIRKVLANAANLGCPVLVHAEDYQMCECGIKKAKQDGKDGLPAWSQSRPPDSEVKSIRKVCQIAREFGTVIYFVHIGSTSALLAIEEERAKGTRIFVETCPHYLTLSYEKQSGYLAKVMPPIRTMQDVEQVWQAVSQNKVDTIGTDHVANRLKRKVGQDVWSSLAGFPGIGTMLPILLSEGVNKNRIHLGQLANLTSANAARIFGMFPQKGAIQKGADADIVLIDLKKEQEVRSEFFGAFSDYMVYEGWSLKGWPQTTMVRGHVVTENMQIVGKVGHGRLVERRLG; translated from the coding sequence TTGACGTTCGATTCCGTAATACTTGACTCTCACATAGTAACCACAAAGGGAATGCTGGAAAGAAACATCATAATTAATGATGGAAAGATTGTGGATTTTACTACCGATATACCGCAGTGCGACAAAAAAATTCAAGGCAGGGGACTTGTAGCAATGCCTGGGGTAATAGATACACACGTGCATTATGGAGTGTACTCGCCAATAAATGAGGCCGCAATAACAGAATCCAGGGCGGCAGCCCTTGGCGGTGTCACCACCATGATGAGGATGCTTCGGCTTGGCCGCTCGTACAAGACGCACCTTGCAGAGCAACTTGCTGCCTCAAAAACTACTCACTATGTAGATTATGCCATACACGGTACTATATTTGATGAAAAGCAGGCAGACGAGATGAAATACTGTGTTGAAAATGGCATAAAATCGTTCAAGCTTTACATGAACTTGGGAGGAGAGATAGGACACGTCTACATGGACATGGACCCGGGAGCAACAGACCTATTCGAAGCTACAGTACAACTTGAAGAAAACACCATACGAAAAGTGCTTGCAAACGCCGCAAACCTTGGATGCCCGGTTCTGGTGCACGCAGAAGACTACCAAATGTGTGAATGCGGAATAAAAAAGGCAAAGCAGGATGGCAAAGATGGGCTGCCTGCATGGTCACAGAGCAGGCCGCCTGACTCTGAGGTAAAATCAATTCGAAAGGTCTGTCAAATCGCAAGAGAGTTTGGCACTGTGATTTATTTTGTACATATTGGCTCCACTTCCGCGCTTTTGGCAATAGAAGAAGAGAGGGCCAAGGGCACAAGAATCTTTGTTGAGACATGTCCTCACTACCTTACACTCTCATATGAAAAACAGTCAGGATATCTTGCAAAAGTAATGCCTCCAATAAGGACGATGCAGGATGTTGAACAGGTATGGCAAGCAGTATCACAAAACAAGGTTGATACTATAGGTACTGATCATGTCGCAAACAGACTAAAACGCAAGGTCGGACAGGATGTGTGGTCCTCACTTGCAGGCTTTCCTGGAATTGGCACTATGTTGCCAATATTGCTTTCCGAAGGCGTGAATAAAAACAGGATACATCTGGGGCAACTTGCAAATCTTACTAGTGCCAACGCGGCGAGGATATTTGGAATGTTTCCGCAAAAGGGCGCAATACAAAAGGGTGCCGATGCAGATATCGTACTAATAGACTTGAAAAAGGAGCAGGAGGTAAGATCAGAGTTCTTTGGAGCATTCTCAGACTATATGGTGTATGAGGGATGGAGTCTGAAAGGATGGCCACAGACCACGATGGTAAGAGGTCATGTGGTGACTGAGAACATGCAAATTGTGGGCAAGGTAGGCCATGGAAGACTAGTTGAACGCCGACTCGGCTAA
- the rpiA gene encoding ribose-5-phosphate isomerase RpiA yields the protein MSYDDAIAALSKDALRFVKNNTVLGLGSGRAATAFVKELGVHIKKKKMSVRAVPTSLQIKMVAERAGIHLISSDQIEKIDTVFDGADQIDGQRNLIKGGGGALLRENILISCANQVIIMADATKFVRHFNKTVPVEIHPFARNTAKKLIEGIGGKPEIRTIERGYPFITENGNIIYDCDFGTIKAPAQLASKIKLVAGVVEVGIFTRKPDIIYKANENGKFEILR from the coding sequence TTGTCGTACGATGATGCCATTGCGGCATTGTCAAAGGACGCATTAAGATTTGTAAAAAACAACACCGTACTCGGTCTTGGTAGCGGTAGAGCTGCAACTGCATTTGTAAAAGAGCTTGGAGTACACATCAAGAAAAAAAAGATGAGCGTGCGTGCAGTTCCAACATCACTACAGATAAAGATGGTTGCGGAAAGGGCGGGAATACATCTGATCAGCTCGGATCAAATTGAGAAAATCGACACCGTATTTGACGGCGCAGACCAGATCGATGGTCAAAGGAATCTCATCAAGGGTGGAGGTGGAGCCCTGCTACGAGAGAACATTTTGATTTCCTGTGCAAATCAAGTTATCATAATGGCAGATGCTACCAAGTTTGTCAGGCATTTTAACAAGACCGTCCCAGTAGAAATACACCCATTTGCAAGGAATACCGCAAAAAAACTCATAGAAGGTATTGGTGGAAAGCCGGAGATTAGAACAATTGAGCGAGGATATCCGTTCATCACAGAAAATGGCAACATCATATACGATTGCGATTTTGGAACAATCAAGGCGCCAGCGCAGCTTGCATCAAAGATAAAACTCGTAGCAGGTGTAGTTGAAGTTGGCATATTCACGCGCAAACCCGACATCATATACAAGGCAAATGAGAACGGCAAGTTTGAAATTCTAAGATAA
- a CDS encoding 50S ribosomal protein L37e, which yields MGRGTPSMGLFSRKKPHIRCRRCGKNSYHKRQHRCSSCGFPEARIRKYNWIKWYA from the coding sequence ATGGGACGAGGAACTCCATCAATGGGGTTGTTTTCAAGGAAAAAACCCCACATACGATGCAGAAGGTGCGGCAAGAACTCTTATCACAAGCGACAGCACAGATGCTCCAGCTGTGGTTTCCCAGAGGCAAGAATACGCAAATACAACTGGATCAAATGGTATGCGTAA
- a CDS encoding LSm family protein, which translates to MSVDMAVKVLDESIDKVVLIKLKGGKTIRGNLRGFDQHMNLLLDGSEEIPSEGETKSIGTIVVRGDNVVMISPPPA; encoded by the coding sequence ATGTCAGTTGACATGGCAGTAAAAGTACTGGATGAAAGCATCGACAAGGTAGTTCTAATAAAGCTCAAGGGCGGCAAGACCATCAGAGGTAATCTGAGAGGTTTTGATCAGCACATGAACCTGCTACTCGACGGCTCAGAAGAGATCCCTTCTGAAGGCGAGACAAAAAGCATTGGGACCATTGTTGTCAGAGGAGATAACGTAGTAATGATATCTCCACCACCTGCGTGA
- a CDS encoding creatininase family protein → MISYSDPALRKTIKNHKAALIPVGSLEQHGPHLPVSTDSDIVTGIAERLARKCDLLLFPTITYGVSFEHAPFFNLSVTARTLHTLLSELCSSLVSNGIRKIIILNGHHGNQKALEGIGAAGAQVYTFSYWHFMKTEFDHAGFAETSLMLALSDKVQMKLTKKGFDPAKLSPAQRKAVSKLAQTQFIKATKSGVWGDPRGATRAEGIRMISEIVRNLAKTVSKLT, encoded by the coding sequence ATGATTTCATATTCAGATCCCGCTCTGCGAAAAACGATAAAAAATCACAAGGCAGCGCTAATCCCTGTCGGCTCACTTGAACAGCACGGGCCTCATCTGCCAGTATCGACCGATTCAGACATAGTAACCGGCATTGCAGAACGTCTTGCAAGAAAGTGCGATCTGTTACTATTTCCTACCATAACGTACGGAGTATCATTTGAGCACGCGCCCTTTTTCAATCTAAGTGTCACTGCAAGGACACTGCATACACTACTATCTGAGCTGTGCAGCTCGCTCGTAAGCAATGGAATTAGAAAAATAATAATCCTCAACGGGCATCATGGAAACCAGAAGGCCCTTGAAGGAATCGGCGCTGCAGGCGCCCAAGTTTACACATTTTCGTACTGGCACTTTATGAAGACGGAGTTTGACCACGCAGGATTTGCAGAGACCTCGCTCATGCTTGCACTATCAGATAAAGTGCAGATGAAGTTGACAAAAAAAGGCTTTGATCCTGCAAAGCTCAGTCCTGCACAGAGAAAGGCCGTATCCAAGCTTGCCCAGACTCAGTTCATCAAAGCTACAAAGTCTGGCGTGTGGGGCGATCCAAGAGGGGCTACCAGGGCTGAAGGTATACGCATGATATCAGAAATAGTGCGAAATCTTGCAAAAACAGTGTCAAAGTTGACTTAG